One part of the Gossypium raimondii isolate GPD5lz chromosome 1, ASM2569854v1, whole genome shotgun sequence genome encodes these proteins:
- the LOC105786622 gene encoding uncharacterized protein LOC105786622 yields MQNKEQNFSAAANGGATASEGHQVVTMAANIENQNDISNPLIASNMGATVLEGGEIVTTTENEDYNNILIYSAATDGGAIAYEDSEFATMMEDVFNQNSTLSCFAAADGGATAYEVGQFFTQEEDIYNLNSVLNSTVASNIDVTAFEGGQFFTQEENIYDQINVLSSTVASNIETTAFEGGETVTTAENANNRNNMLNSSTASHGGRTVAEVKDYIQSFPPGVRFVPTDEELIQYYLLKKVNNELLPSNLIWEVDLYGTEPAKLTESYEPNGESEWYFFTSRRKKYPNGGRPDRSTENGFWKPTGMDKSIPEGGLKPIGSKKTLEFHTGRHPSGHKTEWKMHEYKVDPSLIKPQNKPQDGMTLDTCVLCKVYKTQRKGQNENYIASCDQNTNTSSSSQIFDAGASSEATNVSYPMTGFAGQPDSELYPLTTSPMPNYEYYSNTWFQPTVDGALNNEAFVPAANRNNTVFRNRNSDTTWPPYHPYYSNGLLLHRGVNNAASTSTVAGNYIDNNVRALQVRPPNAAMTQLTVNNGGPNSEDHSMAASRSNTMSRGRGEAQRGSRRGGNRGKIIMLPRG; encoded by the exons ATGCAAAACAAAGAGCAAAATTTCTCAGCTGCCGCTAACGGCGGCGCCACCGCGTCTGAAGGCCATCAAGTTGTCACAATGGCAGCAAATATTGAAAACCAAAACGATATTTCAAATCCCTTAATTGCTTCGAACATGGGCGCCACCGTTCTTGAAGGAGGTGAAATCGTCACAACAACGGAGAATGAGGATTATAACAACATACTAATTTACTCAGCTGCTACGGATGGTGGTGCCATCGCTTATGAAGACAGCGAATTCGCGACAATGATGGAAGATGTTTTTAATCAAAACAGCACGCTAAGTTGCTTTGCTGCTGCGGATGGCGGCGCCACCGCTTATGAAGTTGGTCAATTCTTCACGCAGGAGGAAGATATTTATAACCTAAATAGCGTTCTAAATTCTACAGTTGCTTCGAACATCGACGTCACAGCTTTTGAAGGTGGTCAGTTCTTCACGCAGGAGGAAAATATTTATGATCAAATCAATGTTCTAAGTTCCACGGTTGCTTCGAACATCGAGACCACCGCTTTTGAAGGAGGTGAAACCGTCACAACAGCGGAGAATGCCAATAACCGAAACAACATGCTGAATTCCTCAACTGCTTCTCACGGCGGCCGAACCGTTGCTGAAGTTAAAGACTATATCCAATCGTTTCCTCCTGGAGTCCGATTCGTCCCTACCGACGAGGAATTGATTCAGTATTACTTGTTGAAGAAGGTTAACAATGAACTTTTACCTTCTAACCTTATTTGGGAGGTTGATCTCTATGGAACAGAACCTGCCAAACTCACTG AGTCCTACGAACCAAATGGAGAAAGCGAATGGTATTTCTTCACGTCGAGGAGAAAAAAATACCCAAACGGAGGAAGGCCAGATCGTTCGACAGAGAATGGCTTTTGGAAGCCGACCGGAATGGATAAAAGCATCCCTGAAGGCGGTCTGAAACCTATAGGCTCCAAAAAGACACTTGAATTTCACACCGGCCGACATCCTTCTGGTCACAAAACTGAATGGAAAATGCATGAATACAAAGTTGATCCTAGCCTGATTAAACCCCAAAACAAACCCCAGGATGGCATGACG CTTGATACATGTGTTCTATGCAAGGTGTACAAGACCCAAAGGAAGGGTCAAAACGAAAACTACATTGCAAGTTGTGATCAAAATACCAACACTAGTTCTTCCTCGCAAATTTTTGATGCCGGAGCATCCTCGGAGGCAACAAACGTTTCATATCCGATGACGGGTTTTGCTGGACAACCTGATAGCGAACTGTATCCATTGACCACTTCCCCGATGCCCAATTACGAGTATTACTCGAATACATGGTTTCAACCTACCGTCGATGGGGCACTAAACAATGAAGCTTTTGTACCAGCAGCCAATAGAAATAATACCGTGTTTAGAAATCGTAACTCGGACACGACTTGGCCGCCATATCATCCTTATTATTCGAATGGTTTGTTGTTACATCGAGGTGTTAATAACGCAGCATCAACATCAACAGTGGCTGGAAATTACATCGATAATAATGTTCGTGCCCTTCAAGTTCGGCCTCCAAATGCAGCAATGACTCAGCTAACTGTTAATAATGGCGGACCGAACAGTGAAGATCATTCAATGGCAGCAAGTAGGAGTAACACCATGTCTAGAGGTAGGGGTGAAGCTCAAAGAGGTTCTCGAAGGGGTGGAAATCGAGGAAAAATCATTATGTTACCTCGAGGATGA
- the LOC105773275 gene encoding uncharacterized protein At4g06744, which translates to MGNLSLSILVLIAIFGSCWSHEVVSDNDDGGLYPFIGTNRETLEIIIGGGGGEAPAPSPEDCPPPPPEPECPPPASPPPPPPPPPPPPPPPPPPPPPTPKPPPRPPSKCGYRSSNLCFENELLATSYGVIQKFKKLIKPDENGKRYTKTWNGPNVCKYKGFNCDVRPDVKKKAVAAVDFNGAKLSGINGSLPLHDFIDGLTDLAIFHANSNNFTGTVPFIGTSKIKYLYELDLSNNKITDDFPMEVLRATQLTFLDIRFNRIKGVVPATVFKLDLDVLFINNNNFRQRLPENLGDTPALYITFANNKFTGRIPPSIGKAKNLLEVLFLNNELTGCLPYEIGYLQNATVFDVGMNKLTGPIPHSFGCLKKMEQLNLAGNEFYGEVPEIVCRLSNLQNLSLSSNYFTQVGPACRDLVMKKKLNVKNNCILDLPEQRSKADCAMFFSRKLICDRTESFKWIPCMAGKNGFHSNSTEESEKKESTGSSSSSPSATTYGVLKPHRL; encoded by the coding sequence ATGGGTAATCTTTCTCTTTCGATTTTAGTTTTGATCGCCATTTTTGGTTCTTGTTGGTCTCACGAGGTGGTTAGTGACAATGATGATGGTGGTCTGTATCCGTTCATTGGGACTAACAGGGAAACGTTAGAGATCATTATCGGCGGCGGCGGCGGTGAAGCTCCTGCTCCGTCGCCTGAAGATTGTCCTCCTCCGCCACCTGAACCTGAATGTCCACCTCCAGCatctccaccaccaccaccaccaccaccaccaccaccaccaccaccaccaccaccaccaccaccaccaacaCCAAAACCACCGCCAAGACCACCGTCGAAATGTGGTTACCGGAGCAGCAACCTCTGCTTCGAAAACGAACTGCTCGCAACATCTTATGGAGTAATCCAAAAGTTCAAGAAGCTAATCAAACCAGACGAAAATGGCAAAAGATACACAAAAACATGGAACGGTCCCAACGTTTGCAAATACAAAGGCTTCAATTGTGATGTGCGACCGGACGTGAAAAAAAAAGCAGTCGCCGCCGTCGATTTCAACGGCGCTAAGCTCTCCGGCATCAATGGTTCCCTTCCACTCCACGATTTCATCGACGGATTAACAGATTTAGCCATTTTCCATGCCAATTCCAACAACTTCACCGGCACCGTTCCGTTCATCGGAACGTCCAAAATCAAATACCTCTACGAACTTGATCTCAGTAACAACAAGATCACCGACGATTTCCCGATGGAAGTCCTCCGTGCCACACAATTAACTTTCCTCGATATAAGGTTCAACCGAATCAAAGGCGTCGTTCCGGCGACAGTTTTCAAATTAGACCTCGACGTTCTCttcatcaacaacaacaatttCAGGCAACGTCTACCGGAAAATTTAGGCGATACACCGGCGTTATACATAACATTTGCAAACAACAAGTTCACCGGTCGGATCCCGCCAAGTATTGGCAAAGCTAAAAACCTCCTCGAAGTACTATTCCTCAACAACGAACTCACTGGTTGTTTACCGTACGAGATCGGCTACTTACAAAACGCCACCGTTTTTGACGTCGGAATGAATAAACTAACCGGGCCGATACCACATTCGTTCGGTTGTTTGAAAAAGATGGAGCAACTCAATTTAGCCGGCAATGAATTTTACGGCGAAGTACCGGAAATCGTTTGCCGGTTATCGAATCTTCAAAACTTGTCTTTGTCGAGTAATTATTTCACCCAAGTCGGACCGGCATGCCGGGATTTGGTAATGAAGAAGAAGCTCAACGTTAAGAACAACTGTATCTTGGATTTGCCGGAGCAACGATCAAAAGCCGATTGTGCTATGTTTTTCTCGAGAAAACTGATTTGTGATAGAACAGAATCTTTCAAATGGATTCCTTGTATGGCAGGGAAAAATGGGTTTCATTCAAATTCCACTGAAGAATCTGAGAAAAAAGAATCTACTGGTTCTAGTTCTTCTTCGCCGTCAGCTACTACTTATGGTGTTCTTAAACCTCATCGGTTATGA
- the LOC105773270 gene encoding 40S ribosomal protein S16: MAEKAVESVQCFGRKKTAVAVTHCKRGRGLIKINGCPIELVEPEILRFKAVEPILLLGRHRFAGVDMRIRVKGGGHTSQIYAIRQSIAKALVAFYQKYVDEQSKKDIKDVLVTYDRTLLVADPRRCEPKKFGGRGARARFQKSYR, encoded by the coding sequence ATGGCGGAAAAAGCAGTCGAGTCCGTACAGTGTTTCGGCCGTAAAAAGACGGCGGTAGCTGTAACACACTGCAAGAGAGGCCGTGGTTTGATCAAGATCAATGGCTGTCCCATCGAGCTCGTGGAGCCGGAGATCCTCCGATTCAAAGCTGTCGAACCGATCCTTCTCTTAGGCCGCCACCGTTTCGCCGGCGTCGACATGAGAATCCGAGTCAAAGGCGGAGGTCACACTTCTCAGATCTACGCTATCCGTCAAAGCATAGCGAAAGCCCTCGTTGCCTTCTACCAAAAGTATGTCGACGAGCAAAGCAAGAAGGATATTAAGGATGTTTTGGTGACGTACGACCGGACTTTGCTGGTGGCTGATCCAAGGAGGTGTGAGCCGAAGAAATTCGGTGGAAGAGGTGCTAGGGCAAGGTTCCAGAAGAGTTACCGTTGA